The following coding sequences are from one Rathayibacter sp. VKM Ac-2760 window:
- the thrS gene encoding threonine--tRNA ligase, which produces MAIRVNGELKDLAADVVPGDRIEPVLISSPDGLSILRHSAAHVLAQAVQQSNPEAKLGIGPPVTDGFYYDFDVTEPFTPEAMKALEKAMDRIVRQGQRFVRRVVTEDEARAELAAEPYKLELIGLKGAGADGESVEVGGAELTIYDNVDPRTGETVWKDLCRGPHLPNTRMIGNGYALTRNAAAYWRGSEKNPQLQRVYGTAWPTKDELRAHQARLEEAARRDHRKLGHELDLFSFPDEIGSGLAVFHPKGGIIRYEIEQYMREQLLAHDYELVYTPHITKGDLFLTSGHLQWYAEGMFPPMHLDELQDEDGTVTRQGQDYYLKPMNCPFHNLIFRSRGRSYRELPLRLAEFGTVYRYEKSGTLQGLTRVRGLTQDDAHIYVTQEDVPAELTRNLEFVLQVLRDYGLDDFYLELSTNEEGNPKFVGAPEQWESAIESLRAVAVASGLELVPDPGGAAFYGPKISVQARDAIGRTWQMSTIQLDFNQPERFELEYTATDGTKQRPVMIHRALFGSIERFFAILTEHYAGAFPVWLAPVQVVGIPIADEYLPYLEDVVGQLKKAGVRAEIDYSSDRMQKKIRNATLQKVPFQLIVGEKDRDAGAVSFRFRDGTQENGIPVADAVARIREAIATKAQV; this is translated from the coding sequence GTGGCGATCCGGGTCAACGGCGAGCTGAAGGACCTGGCCGCCGACGTCGTCCCCGGCGACCGGATCGAACCGGTCCTGATCTCCTCGCCGGACGGCCTGAGCATCCTCCGCCACTCCGCCGCGCACGTGCTGGCTCAGGCGGTGCAGCAGAGCAACCCGGAGGCGAAGCTCGGCATCGGCCCGCCCGTCACCGACGGCTTCTACTACGACTTCGACGTGACCGAGCCGTTCACCCCCGAGGCGATGAAGGCGCTCGAGAAGGCGATGGACCGCATCGTCCGCCAGGGCCAGCGCTTCGTCCGCCGCGTCGTCACCGAGGACGAGGCGCGCGCCGAGCTCGCCGCCGAGCCGTACAAGCTCGAGCTGATCGGCCTGAAGGGCGCGGGCGCCGACGGCGAGTCGGTCGAGGTCGGTGGCGCCGAGCTCACCATCTACGACAACGTCGACCCGCGCACCGGCGAGACGGTCTGGAAGGACCTCTGCCGCGGCCCGCACCTGCCCAACACCCGGATGATCGGCAACGGCTACGCGCTCACCCGCAACGCCGCCGCCTACTGGCGCGGCTCCGAGAAGAACCCGCAGCTCCAGCGCGTCTACGGCACCGCCTGGCCCACGAAGGACGAGCTGCGCGCGCACCAGGCCCGCCTCGAGGAGGCCGCCCGCCGCGACCACCGCAAGCTCGGCCACGAGCTCGACCTCTTCTCGTTCCCGGACGAGATCGGCTCCGGCCTCGCGGTCTTCCACCCCAAGGGCGGCATCATCCGCTACGAGATCGAGCAGTACATGCGCGAGCAGCTGCTCGCCCACGACTACGAGCTCGTCTACACGCCGCACATCACCAAGGGCGATCTCTTCCTGACCAGCGGTCACCTGCAGTGGTACGCCGAGGGCATGTTCCCCCCGATGCACCTCGACGAGCTGCAGGACGAGGACGGCACGGTCACCCGCCAGGGCCAGGACTACTACCTCAAGCCCATGAACTGCCCGTTCCACAACCTGATCTTCCGCTCGCGCGGCCGCAGCTACCGCGAGTTGCCGCTGCGCCTGGCCGAGTTCGGCACCGTGTACCGCTACGAGAAGAGCGGCACCCTGCAGGGCCTCACCCGCGTCCGCGGCCTGACCCAGGACGACGCGCACATCTACGTCACGCAGGAGGACGTGCCGGCCGAGCTGACCCGCAACCTCGAGTTCGTGCTCCAGGTGCTGCGCGACTACGGCCTCGACGACTTCTACCTCGAGCTCTCCACCAACGAGGAGGGCAACCCGAAGTTCGTCGGCGCCCCCGAGCAGTGGGAGTCCGCGATCGAGTCGCTGCGCGCCGTCGCCGTCGCGTCCGGCCTCGAGCTGGTCCCCGACCCGGGTGGAGCCGCGTTCTACGGCCCGAAGATCTCGGTCCAGGCCCGCGACGCCATAGGCCGCACCTGGCAGATGTCGACGATCCAGCTCGACTTCAACCAGCCCGAGCGCTTCGAGCTCGAGTACACCGCGACCGACGGCACGAAGCAGCGCCCGGTGATGATCCACCGCGCCCTCTTCGGCTCGATCGAGCGCTTCTTCGCGATCCTCACCGAGCACTACGCCGGAGCCTTCCCGGTCTGGCTCGCGCCGGTCCAGGTCGTCGGCATCCCGATCGCCGACGAGTACCTGCCCTACCTCGAGGACGTCGTCGGACAGCTGAAGAAGGCCGGCGTCCGCGCCGAGATCGACTACTCCAGCGACCGGATGCAGAAGAAGATCCGCAACGCGACGCTGCAGAAGGTCCCGTTCCAGCTGATCGTCGGCGAGAAGGACCGCGACGCCGGAGCAGTCAGCTTCCGCTTCCGCGACGGCACCCAGGAGAACGGCATCCCGGTCGCCGACGCCGTCGCGCGGATCCGCGAGGCCATCGCGACGAAGGCGCAGGTCTGA
- a CDS encoding NAD-dependent epimerase/dehydratase family protein: protein MAELSTAAVSPAAAVSLAGAEVLVTGGAGTIGSTIVDRLLDCGVARVDVLDNLVRGRRENLARALDDGRVRLIEGDIRDRATVDAVVRDKDVVFHQAAIRITQCAEDPRLAFDVLAQGSFTVFEAAAAHGVSRVVAASSASVYGLATRFPTPESNNPYANDTIYGAAKAFTEGMLTSFGAMSGLRSTALRYFNVYGPRMDVHGLYTEVLVRWMERIEAGVPPLILGDGAQTMDFVHVDDVARANVVAATAGRDGAFNIGTGVETSLLELARTLLHVMDSDLAVTFAPARSVNGVTRRLADTRAARDELGFVAAFDLESGLRSLVEWWRAERVDAPELSGATR, encoded by the coding sequence GTGGCTGAGCTGAGCACCGCCGCCGTCTCGCCGGCCGCCGCCGTCTCGCTGGCGGGCGCCGAGGTCCTGGTGACCGGCGGCGCCGGGACCATCGGTTCGACGATCGTCGACCGGCTCCTCGACTGCGGGGTCGCCCGCGTCGACGTGCTCGACAACCTCGTCCGCGGGCGCCGGGAGAACCTCGCCCGTGCGCTGGACGACGGCCGCGTGCGGCTGATCGAGGGCGACATCCGCGACCGCGCGACGGTGGACGCCGTCGTGCGCGACAAGGACGTCGTCTTCCACCAGGCCGCGATCCGGATCACCCAGTGCGCGGAGGACCCGCGCCTGGCCTTCGACGTGCTCGCCCAGGGCTCCTTCACCGTCTTCGAGGCGGCGGCGGCGCACGGCGTGAGCCGGGTGGTGGCGGCGTCGAGCGCCTCCGTCTACGGGCTCGCGACGCGGTTCCCCACTCCGGAGAGCAACAACCCGTACGCCAACGACACGATCTACGGGGCGGCGAAGGCCTTCACGGAGGGGATGCTCACGAGCTTCGGGGCGATGTCCGGGCTGCGCTCGACGGCGCTGCGCTACTTCAACGTCTACGGGCCGAGGATGGACGTGCACGGCCTCTACACCGAGGTGCTCGTGCGCTGGATGGAGCGGATCGAGGCGGGCGTCCCGCCGCTGATCCTGGGCGACGGCGCGCAGACGATGGACTTCGTGCACGTGGACGACGTCGCCCGGGCGAACGTGGTCGCCGCGACCGCGGGCCGCGACGGCGCGTTCAACATCGGCACGGGGGTCGAGACCAGCCTGCTGGAGCTCGCCCGCACGCTTCTGCACGTGATGGACTCGGACCTCGCCGTGACGTTCGCGCCGGCGCGCTCGGTCAACGGCGTCACCCGGCGCCTGGCCGACACGCGGGCGGCGCGCGACGAGCTCGGCTTCGTCGCCGCGTTCGATCTGGAGAGCGGACTGCGCTCGCTGGTCGAGTGGTGGCGCGCGGAGCGGGTCGACGCACCCGAGCTGAGCGGGGCGACCCGATGA
- a CDS encoding DegT/DnrJ/EryC1/StrS family aminotransferase: protein MSGARTGRIDVMRPWLGAEEIEALAEVVASGWIAQGPRVARFEAAFAEAMGVEHAVALSSCTTALHLGLVVGGVAAGDDVVVPSFSFIATANAVVHAGGRPVFADVDPATGNVTAATIAAALTPATRAVIAVDQGGVPVDLAPIRALCDPLGILVLEDAACGAGSQYRGRPVGAGAELTAWSFHPRKLLTTGEGGMLTTGDADLAARARRLREHSMSVSAADRHGSVLAPPEHYDEVGFNFRMTDLQAALGLVQLGRLPALIERRRALAARYTAAFAGVPGLRTVADPEHGTGNYQSFWLEIGEEYPLDRDGLMAELASRDVSARRGIMAAHRQPPYRGHPNADRLPVTERLTDRTLILPLFHALDEEDQDRVIEAVLAPARLTGTAPRAEVLRA from the coding sequence ATGAGCGGCGCGCGCACGGGCCGGATCGACGTGATGCGGCCCTGGCTGGGGGCGGAGGAGATCGAGGCGCTCGCCGAGGTCGTCGCCTCCGGCTGGATCGCGCAGGGCCCCCGAGTCGCGCGGTTCGAGGCGGCGTTCGCGGAGGCGATGGGCGTCGAGCACGCGGTCGCGCTGTCGAGCTGCACCACGGCCCTGCACCTCGGGCTCGTCGTCGGCGGCGTCGCGGCCGGAGACGACGTCGTGGTCCCCTCCTTCTCCTTCATCGCGACGGCGAACGCGGTCGTGCACGCCGGCGGCCGCCCGGTGTTCGCGGACGTGGATCCGGCGACCGGGAACGTCACGGCGGCGACGATCGCCGCGGCGCTCACGCCGGCGACGCGCGCCGTGATCGCGGTCGACCAGGGCGGCGTCCCGGTCGATCTCGCGCCGATCCGCGCCCTCTGCGATCCGCTCGGGATCCTCGTGCTCGAGGACGCGGCCTGCGGGGCCGGCTCGCAGTACCGGGGCCGGCCGGTCGGCGCCGGGGCGGAGCTGACCGCGTGGTCGTTCCACCCGCGCAAGCTGCTCACGACCGGCGAGGGCGGGATGCTGACCACCGGCGACGCGGACCTCGCGGCGCGCGCCCGGCGGCTCCGCGAGCACTCGATGTCGGTCTCGGCGGCCGACCGGCACGGCAGCGTGCTCGCGCCGCCCGAGCACTACGACGAGGTCGGCTTCAACTTCCGGATGACCGATCTGCAGGCGGCCCTCGGCCTCGTGCAGCTCGGTCGCCTGCCCGCGCTGATCGAGCGCCGGCGCGCGCTCGCGGCCCGCTACACCGCGGCCTTCGCGGGCGTGCCGGGGCTGCGCACGGTCGCGGATCCGGAGCACGGGACGGGCAACTACCAGTCGTTCTGGCTCGAGATCGGCGAGGAGTACCCGCTCGACCGCGACGGTCTGATGGCCGAGCTCGCCTCGCGCGACGTCTCGGCTCGGCGCGGGATCATGGCGGCGCACCGCCAGCCGCCCTACCGCGGCCACCCGAACGCGGACCGCCTGCCGGTGACCGAGCGGCTGACCGACCGGACGCTGATCCTGCCGCTCTTCCACGCCCTCGACGAGGAGGACCAGGACCGCGTGATCGAGGCGGTGCTGGCTCCGGCCCGGCTGACCGGCACGGCCCCGCGCGCGGAGGTGCTCCGTGCGTGA
- a CDS encoding Gfo/Idh/MocA family oxidoreductase: MTTTIPSRRLRVALVGAGYWGPNLARNFSASADWDLVAICDLDPVRAENVARANGSVPVLRSLSDVLDLPGLDAIAIATPARTHHAIAMAAIAAGLHVLVEKPLADSSVLGIDMVDAAERAGVVLMADHTYCYTPAVLKMKELIAAGSLGDVLFVDAVRINLGLIQPDVDVFWDLAPHDLSILDFIIPGGLRPGTVAAQGSDPLGSGRACVGYLTLPLGQGAIANVHVNWLSPTKIRRMVIGGSRRTLVWDDVNPQQRLSVFDRGVDLGTSLRGGTSRRDAAISYRLGDTWSPALPEREPLADMVTEFATAISERRAPRTDGRAALRVLSVLEQVSDRLLDAGQVSRTTAPAIRVEEASWLS; this comes from the coding sequence ATGACCACCACCATCCCCTCCCGGAGGCTCCGCGTCGCACTCGTCGGCGCCGGCTACTGGGGTCCGAACCTCGCGCGGAACTTCTCCGCCAGCGCCGACTGGGACCTGGTCGCGATCTGCGACCTCGACCCGGTCCGCGCGGAGAACGTCGCCCGCGCCAACGGCTCCGTGCCGGTGCTGCGCTCGCTCTCGGACGTGCTCGACCTGCCCGGGCTCGACGCGATCGCGATCGCCACTCCGGCACGGACCCACCACGCCATCGCCATGGCGGCGATCGCCGCGGGGCTCCACGTGCTGGTCGAGAAGCCGCTCGCGGACTCCAGCGTGCTCGGGATCGACATGGTCGACGCCGCGGAGCGTGCGGGCGTCGTGCTGATGGCCGACCACACCTACTGCTACACGCCGGCCGTGCTGAAGATGAAGGAGCTGATCGCCGCCGGCTCGCTCGGCGACGTGCTCTTCGTCGACGCGGTGCGGATCAACCTCGGGCTGATCCAGCCCGACGTCGACGTGTTCTGGGACCTCGCACCGCACGACCTCTCGATCCTCGACTTCATCATCCCCGGGGGCCTGCGCCCCGGCACCGTCGCCGCGCAGGGCTCCGACCCGCTCGGCTCCGGGCGCGCCTGCGTCGGCTACCTCACGCTGCCGCTGGGGCAGGGCGCCATCGCGAACGTGCACGTGAACTGGCTCAGCCCGACCAAGATCCGCCGGATGGTGATCGGCGGCTCGCGGCGCACGCTGGTCTGGGACGACGTGAATCCGCAGCAGCGGCTCAGCGTCTTCGACCGCGGAGTCGACCTCGGCACCTCGCTGCGCGGCGGGACCTCGCGGCGCGACGCGGCGATCTCGTACCGCCTCGGCGACACCTGGTCGCCCGCGCTGCCCGAGCGCGAGCCGCTCGCCGACATGGTGACGGAGTTCGCGACGGCGATCTCGGAGCGCCGCGCGCCCCGCACCGACGGCCGCGCCGCCCTGCGCGTGCTCAGCGTCCTGGAGCAGGTCAGCGACCGGCTGCTCGACGCCGGCCAGGTCAGCCGCACGACCGCCCCGGCGATCCGCGTGGAGGAGGCGTCGTGGCTGAGCTGA
- a CDS encoding sugar transferase, which translates to MTAVSAAARTPQRDPRALVLVPAPPAEASSWRRRFSRRVLAADTLVVLGAVSLAAGLRWSTEPRSGDLVVAAALLILWIASVLLAQRRLHHRIGAGAEEFRRLLSATIATFGLASVASVLSHVDLPRLHVLVALPVGLGGMLAAHALTRGHLARERRAGRALSRVIVAGGLHDVTHIVTQIDRRRGRVEYDVVGVALGAETGVPTEGRRSITVHGRTIPVVGAIDRIAQAVVEQRADAVVVAGQVDGGDAFLRRLCWALEPFAVELVLAPGLSSVAGPRIHWRPVDGLPLMRVEPPRYSGPRHALKRVLDVTVSAAALVALSPLLALLAVLIRRDSTGPALFRQQRVGRAGEMFTMLKFRSMTVDAEARLAELRPANEGSGLLFKLRNDPRVTPLGRVLRRYSLDELPQFWNVLRGSMSLVGPRPPLLSEVERYDDVVNRRLYIKPGITGLWQTGGRSELDWEDGVRLDLYYVENWSLAGDLLILWRTLRVMLRPVGAY; encoded by the coding sequence GTGACCGCCGTCTCCGCCGCGGCCCGGACTCCTCAGCGCGATCCGCGCGCCCTCGTCCTCGTCCCGGCACCGCCGGCCGAGGCCTCGAGCTGGCGCCGCCGTTTCTCGCGGAGGGTCCTGGCCGCGGACACCCTCGTCGTCCTCGGTGCCGTCTCGCTCGCCGCGGGACTGCGCTGGTCGACCGAGCCGCGCTCCGGTGACCTCGTCGTCGCCGCCGCCCTCCTCATCCTCTGGATCGCGTCCGTCCTGCTCGCGCAGCGGCGCCTCCACCACCGCATCGGCGCGGGGGCGGAGGAGTTCCGCCGCCTGCTCTCGGCGACGATCGCGACCTTCGGGCTCGCCTCCGTCGCCTCGGTGCTCAGCCACGTCGATCTGCCGCGGCTGCACGTGCTGGTGGCGCTGCCCGTCGGACTCGGCGGGATGCTGGCGGCGCACGCCCTGACGCGCGGCCACCTGGCCCGCGAGCGCCGGGCCGGTCGCGCCCTGTCCCGGGTGATCGTCGCCGGCGGGCTGCACGACGTGACGCACATCGTCACGCAGATCGACCGCCGGCGCGGCCGGGTGGAGTACGACGTCGTCGGCGTCGCGCTCGGCGCCGAGACCGGCGTCCCCACCGAGGGCCGGCGCTCGATCACGGTCCACGGCCGCACGATCCCCGTCGTCGGCGCCATCGACCGGATCGCGCAGGCGGTGGTCGAGCAGCGCGCCGACGCGGTCGTCGTGGCCGGGCAGGTCGACGGCGGCGACGCCTTCCTCCGCCGGCTCTGCTGGGCGCTCGAGCCGTTCGCGGTCGAGCTGGTGCTCGCACCGGGGCTCAGCAGCGTCGCCGGCCCGCGCATCCACTGGCGGCCGGTCGACGGCCTGCCGCTGATGCGGGTGGAGCCGCCGCGCTACTCCGGGCCGCGGCACGCGCTCAAGCGGGTGCTCGACGTCACCGTCTCGGCCGCGGCGCTGGTCGCGCTCTCGCCGCTGCTCGCGCTGCTGGCGGTGCTGATCCGCCGCGACAGCACCGGGCCCGCGCTGTTCCGGCAGCAGCGGGTCGGGCGGGCCGGCGAGATGTTCACGATGCTCAAGTTCCGCTCGATGACCGTCGACGCCGAGGCGCGGCTCGCCGAGCTGCGGCCGGCCAACGAGGGCTCGGGGCTGCTGTTCAAGCTCCGGAACGACCCGCGGGTCACGCCGCTGGGCCGGGTGCTGCGGCGCTACTCGCTGGACGAGCTGCCGCAGTTCTGGAACGTGCTGCGCGGCAGCATGAGCCTGGTCGGCCCGCGGCCGCCACTGCTGAGCGAGGTGGAGCGCTACGACGACGTCGTCAACCGGCGGCTCTACATCAAGCCCGGCATCACCGGGCTGTGGCAGACCGGCGGCCGCTCCGAGCTCGACTGGGAGGACGGCGTCCGGCTCGACCTCTACTACGTGGAGAACTGGTCGCTGGCCGGCGATCTGCTCATCCTCTGGCGGACCCTGCGCGTGATGCTGCGCCCGGTCGGCGCGTACTGA
- a CDS encoding DNA-formamidopyrimidine glycosylase family protein, giving the protein MPELPEVHALARDLDERLGGRVLERLDVFAISALKTVAIPPSSLAGETVHGVSRHGKFLDLAIGDAHVLLHLARAGWVRWRPERPTAPVKPGRGPLAARLILDDGSGFDITEAGTKKSLAISIVADPRDVPGVARLGPDPLDPEFTREILGAILATAGRAQIKGVLRDQSRIAGIGNAYSDEILHVARMSPFKPASLTPDELDRLYSALRYTLEEALGRAEGLHAADLKREKKLGMRVHGRTGEACPVCGDTVRQVIYSDSTLQYCPTCQTGGKPLADRVLSRLLR; this is encoded by the coding sequence ATGCCCGAGCTCCCGGAAGTGCACGCGCTCGCGCGCGACCTGGACGAGCGCCTCGGCGGTCGGGTGCTCGAGCGCCTGGACGTCTTCGCGATCTCCGCGCTCAAGACCGTCGCGATCCCGCCGTCGTCGCTCGCGGGGGAGACCGTCCACGGGGTGAGCCGGCACGGCAAGTTCCTCGACCTGGCGATCGGCGACGCGCACGTGCTGCTGCACCTGGCCCGAGCGGGCTGGGTGCGCTGGCGCCCCGAGCGGCCGACCGCCCCGGTGAAGCCGGGCCGCGGCCCGCTCGCCGCGCGCCTGATCCTCGACGACGGCTCCGGTTTCGACATCACCGAGGCCGGCACGAAGAAGAGCCTCGCGATCTCGATCGTCGCCGACCCGCGCGACGTGCCCGGGGTCGCCCGGCTCGGTCCCGACCCGCTCGATCCGGAGTTCACCCGCGAGATCCTCGGCGCGATCCTCGCGACGGCGGGGCGCGCTCAGATCAAGGGCGTCCTGCGCGACCAGTCGCGGATCGCGGGCATCGGCAACGCCTACTCCGACGAGATCCTGCACGTCGCGAGGATGTCGCCGTTCAAGCCGGCCTCGCTCACGCCCGACGAGCTGGATCGCCTCTACAGTGCGCTGCGGTACACGCTCGAGGAGGCTCTCGGCCGCGCCGAGGGCCTGCACGCCGCCGATCTCAAGCGCGAGAAGAAGCTCGGGATGCGCGTGCACGGCCGCACCGGCGAGGCCTGCCCGGTCTGCGGCGACACCGTCCGCCAGGTGATCTACTCCGACTCGACGCTGCAGTACTGCCCCACCTGCCAGACCGGCGGCAAGCCGCTCGCCGACCGCGTCCTCTCGCGCCTGCTGCGCTGA
- the pdxS gene encoding pyridoxal 5'-phosphate synthase lyase subunit PdxS gives MTDTTPTSSSASEQFGSSRVKRGLAEMLKGGVIMDVVNAEQARIAEDAGAVAVMALERVPADIRSQGGVARMSDPDLIDGIVAAVSIPVMAKARIGHFVEAQILQELGVDYIDESEVLSPADYVNHIDKWNFTVPFVCGATNLGEALRRITEGAAMIRSKGEAGTGDVSEATKHIRTISAEVNRLKSLTKDELYVAAKELQAPYELVAEIAQTGKLPVVLFTAGGVATPADAALMMQLGADGVFVGSGVFKSGEPAKRAAAIVKATTFFDDAKVVAEASRGLGEAMVGINVADVPAPHRLSERGW, from the coding sequence ATGACCGACACCACCCCCACCTCCTCCTCCGCCTCCGAGCAGTTCGGCTCGAGCCGCGTCAAGCGCGGGCTCGCCGAGATGCTCAAGGGCGGCGTGATCATGGACGTCGTCAACGCCGAGCAGGCGCGCATCGCCGAGGACGCCGGAGCCGTCGCCGTGATGGCGCTCGAGCGCGTCCCGGCCGACATCCGCTCGCAGGGCGGCGTCGCGCGGATGAGCGACCCCGACCTCATCGACGGGATCGTCGCCGCCGTCTCCATCCCCGTCATGGCGAAGGCCCGCATCGGCCACTTCGTCGAGGCGCAGATCCTGCAGGAGCTCGGCGTCGACTACATCGACGAGTCCGAGGTGCTCTCGCCCGCCGACTACGTGAACCACATCGACAAGTGGAACTTCACCGTGCCGTTCGTCTGCGGCGCCACCAACCTCGGCGAGGCGCTGCGCCGCATCACCGAGGGCGCCGCGATGATCCGCTCGAAGGGCGAGGCCGGCACCGGCGACGTCTCCGAGGCCACCAAGCACATCCGCACCATCTCGGCCGAGGTCAACCGCCTGAAGTCGCTGACGAAGGACGAGCTCTACGTCGCCGCCAAGGAGCTGCAGGCGCCCTACGAGCTGGTCGCCGAGATCGCGCAGACCGGCAAGCTGCCCGTCGTGCTCTTCACCGCCGGCGGCGTCGCGACGCCGGCCGACGCCGCGCTGATGATGCAGCTCGGCGCCGACGGCGTGTTCGTGGGCTCCGGCGTCTTCAAGTCGGGTGAGCCCGCGAAGCGCGCCGCCGCGATCGTCAAGGCGACGACGTTCTTCGACGACGCGAAGGTCGTCGCGGAGGCGTCCCGCGGCCTCGGCGAGGCGATGGTCGGCATCAACGTGGCCGACGTGCCCGCGCCGCACCGCCTCTCCGAGCGTGGCTGGTAG
- the pdxT gene encoding pyridoxal 5'-phosphate synthase glutaminase subunit PdxT: MAGSETAPVAGEGRARESLEGLRVGVLALQGDFREHAHVLRELGAEVVLVRRPSELASVAGLVIPGGESTVMDKLSRLFGLAEPVQEAIAAGLPVYGTCAGLIMLADRVLDRIDGQSSFGGLDVTVRRNAFGNQLDSFETDLDIAGIGDPPMHAVFIRAPVVEALGERATALATLPDGRIVAVEQDNLLGTAFHPEITGDYRFHELFLRRVAAIRFGAAQ; this comes from the coding sequence GTGGCTGGTAGCGAAACGGCCCCCGTCGCGGGCGAGGGCAGGGCGCGCGAGTCCCTCGAGGGGCTCCGCGTCGGCGTCCTCGCGCTGCAGGGCGACTTCCGCGAGCACGCGCACGTGCTGCGCGAGCTCGGCGCCGAGGTCGTGCTGGTGCGTCGCCCGAGCGAGCTCGCCTCCGTCGCGGGCCTCGTGATCCCCGGCGGCGAGTCGACCGTGATGGACAAGCTCTCGCGCCTGTTCGGTCTCGCCGAGCCGGTGCAGGAGGCGATCGCCGCCGGCCTGCCCGTCTACGGCACCTGCGCGGGCCTGATCATGCTGGCCGACCGGGTGCTCGACCGCATCGACGGTCAGTCCAGCTTCGGCGGCCTGGACGTGACCGTCCGCCGGAACGCCTTCGGCAACCAGCTCGACTCCTTCGAGACCGACCTCGACATCGCCGGGATCGGCGACCCGCCGATGCACGCGGTCTTCATCCGCGCCCCCGTCGTCGAGGCGCTGGGGGAGCGGGCGACCGCCCTGGCCACCCTGCCGGACGGGCGGATCGTGGCGGTCGAGCAGGACAACCTGCTCGGGACGGCGTTCCACCCCGAGATCACCGGCGACTACCGCTTCCACGAGCTCTTCCTTCGAAGGGTCGCCGCGATCCGCTTCGGCGCGGCACAGTAG
- a CDS encoding YebC/PmpR family DNA-binding transcriptional regulator: MSGHSKWATTKHQKAIKDSRRAKSFAKLIKNIEVAAKIGGADMSGNPTLVDAVQKAKKTSVPNDNIDRAIKRGAGLTGEVIDYTTIMYEAYGPNGIALLVECLTDNKNRAAADVRTAMTRNGGTMADPGSVAYNFARKGVITVPHGDGVTEDDVLGAVLDFGVDDVIDHGESFEVRTEAAELVPARTALQEAGIDYDAADVEFVASLQVEADAETARKVFRLIDALEDSDDVQNVYTNLDITPEVRAELENDEE, translated from the coding sequence GTGTCCGGGCATTCCAAGTGGGCCACGACCAAGCACCAGAAGGCGATCAAGGACTCGCGCCGCGCGAAGTCCTTCGCCAAGCTGATCAAGAACATCGAGGTGGCCGCCAAGATCGGCGGGGCCGACATGTCCGGCAATCCGACGCTCGTCGACGCCGTGCAGAAGGCCAAGAAGACCTCGGTGCCGAACGACAACATCGACCGCGCGATCAAGCGCGGCGCCGGCCTCACCGGCGAGGTCATCGACTACACGACGATCATGTACGAGGCCTACGGCCCGAACGGCATCGCGCTGCTCGTCGAGTGCCTCACCGACAACAAGAACCGCGCCGCGGCCGACGTCCGGACCGCGATGACCCGCAACGGCGGCACCATGGCCGACCCGGGCAGCGTCGCCTACAACTTCGCCCGCAAGGGCGTCATCACCGTCCCGCACGGCGACGGCGTCACCGAGGACGACGTGCTCGGCGCGGTCCTCGACTTCGGCGTCGACGACGTCATCGACCACGGCGAGTCCTTCGAGGTCCGCACGGAGGCCGCCGAGCTGGTCCCGGCGCGCACGGCGCTGCAGGAGGCCGGCATCGACTACGACGCCGCCGACGTCGAGTTCGTCGCCTCGCTCCAGGTCGAGGCCGACGCCGAGACGGCGCGCAAGGTCTTCCGCCTGATCGACGCTCTCGAGGACTCGGACGACGTGCAGAACGTCTACACCAACCTCGACATCACGCCCGAGGTCCGGGCCGAGCTCGAGAACGACGAGGAGTGA
- a CDS encoding HIT domain-containing protein — protein sequence MTDASVPEGAESSAHLAGVPDEFQRLWTPHRMVYIQKGQPGADDCPFCVAPTLSDEEGLIVARGEHAYVLLNLFPYNSGHLLVCPYRHIPLYDEATPEEVAEIGALTQTAMRVIRGVSNNDGFNLGMNQGAVAGAGIAAHLHQHVVPRWATDANFFPIIARTKALPQLLGDVRASLAAAWPHP from the coding sequence GTGACGGACGCGTCGGTGCCGGAGGGCGCGGAGTCCTCCGCGCACCTCGCCGGCGTGCCGGACGAGTTCCAGCGCCTGTGGACCCCGCACCGGATGGTCTACATCCAGAAGGGCCAGCCCGGCGCCGACGACTGCCCCTTCTGCGTGGCGCCCACGCTGAGCGACGAGGAGGGGCTGATCGTCGCCCGCGGCGAGCACGCGTACGTGCTGCTGAACCTCTTCCCGTACAACTCGGGCCACCTGCTGGTCTGCCCGTACCGGCACATCCCGCTCTACGACGAGGCCACTCCCGAGGAAGTGGCCGAGATCGGCGCGCTCACCCAGACCGCGATGCGCGTCATCCGCGGCGTCTCGAACAACGACGGCTTCAACCTCGGGATGAACCAGGGGGCCGTCGCGGGCGCCGGCATCGCCGCGCACCTGCATCAGCACGTCGTGCCCCGCTGGGCCACCGACGCCAACTTCTTCCCCATCATCGCCCGCACGAAGGCCCTGCCCCAGCTCCTCGGCGACGTCCGCGCCAGCCTCGCGGCCGCCTGGCCCCACCCCTAG